The following proteins are encoded in a genomic region of Montipora foliosa isolate CH-2021 chromosome 8, ASM3666993v2, whole genome shotgun sequence:
- the LOC138012861 gene encoding uncharacterized protein codes for MTAECRMSLYGLLPKRYLLCLACLMAFVIYIAYSSYNHNLHATHHLVNPTPWNVDVFSKKEDNSSCLNNAFKEILLVIVYNYPLYDSIPYLRALYRPAFPHLLFCGPPSDTLSAGILTVEMDNGFLAYECLGKAIREHPGYGGYFYINHDSILKYWKFADFDCEKIWESSQSIDSTPVYEPKRASNWSWWKTAYGMDNCLRAYEDVANLTLRAKKLNGKDHVSTLSKNGNGSPRCFGGRSDVFYIPRKHTRAFSILSQTFYERKVFLEIAVPTMIRFIERNENIGRFPGYYIPGNVNDPGVTDGRFFWSVYFSDNKLWFIHPFKLHREGIDSKFNLGMLKFFLIEKVKLLTDCKPSIPSSG; via the coding sequence gctACAACCACAACCTCCACGCTACTCATCACCTTGTGAATCCGACTCCATGGAACGTCGATGTGTTTTCCAAGAAGGAAGACAACAGTTCGTGTTTGAATAATGCTTTCAAAGAGATTTTACTCGTGATTGTTTACAATTACCCACTCTATGACAGTATTCCATATTTACGTGCTCTTTACAGACCTGCATTTCCTcatcttttgttctgtggtccACCGTCTGACACATTGAGTGCTGGGATACTCACGGTCGAAATGGACAACGGATTCCTGGCATATGAATGCCTGGGTAAAGCAATTCGGGAGCATCCGGGGTATGGAGGTTATTTTTACATCAATCATGACTCTATACTAAAATATTGGAAGTTTGCGGACTTTGATTGTGAAAAGATTTGGGAATCTTCGCAATCTATTGACTCTACTCCCGTTTATGAACCTAAACGTGCTAGCAATTGGTCATGGTGGAAAACGGCGTATGGGATGGATAATTGCCTTAGAGCTTACGAAGACGTAGCCAACCTGACCTTACGCGCGAAAAAACTAAATGGGAAAGATCATGTAAGTACGCTTTCCAAAAATGGTAATGGAAGCCCGCGGTGCTTCGGCGGTCGAAGTGATGTTTTTTACATCCCTCGAAAACACACCAGAGCTTTTTCGATTCTCTCACAAACGTTTTATGAGAGAAAAGTTTTCTTAGAAATTGCAGTCCCGACTATGATTCGCTTCATAGAACGAAACGAGAACATTGGTCGATTCCCGGGGTATTACATACCAGGCAACGTTAACGACCCCGGAGTGACTGACGGCAGGTTCTTTTGGTCTGTTTATTTCTCGGACAACAAGTTATGGTTCATTCACCCGTTCAAACTTCATAGGGAGGGAATCGATAGCAAATTTAACTTGGGAATGTTAAAATTTTTTCTCATTGAAAAAGTCAAGTTACTAACAGATTGTAAACCATCTATCCCGTCATCAGGTTGA